In Paenibacillus sp. FSL M7-0420, a single genomic region encodes these proteins:
- a CDS encoding carbohydrate ABC transporter permease — METAAVPKKKRKPPISSSTGDRLFVICNYCFMIALMIVTLYPFVNVLAVSLNNAQDSIKGGIYLLPREWTLANYNYILREATIFHATFISVLRTVIGTVVTVFCSAMLAYTLSRQDYVLRKFITVAFIMTMYFNGGLIPNYLLIRDMGLVGSFWVYILPGIIGVFNLIIIRSFIENLPESIIESAKIDGAGDYRTFFSLILPLTVPVLATVALFSGVFQWNSWFDVFLYNSSDEKLSTLQYELQKILQNSNTTTGTSSLDGMIQGATGGQQNAVTPMSVRATMTIVASVPIIMVYPFLQKYFVKGMMVGGVKG, encoded by the coding sequence ATGGAAACCGCAGCTGTCCCTAAGAAAAAACGCAAGCCCCCGATAAGCTCTTCCACCGGCGACCGCTTGTTTGTCATTTGCAACTACTGCTTCATGATCGCACTAATGATTGTTACCCTGTATCCGTTCGTGAATGTCCTTGCCGTATCGCTTAACAATGCGCAAGATTCCATTAAAGGCGGGATCTACCTGCTGCCCAGAGAATGGACGCTGGCGAATTACAATTATATTCTGAGAGAGGCCACGATTTTTCATGCGACCTTCATCTCGGTGCTGCGCACCGTGATCGGAACGGTAGTCACGGTCTTCTGCTCGGCTATGCTGGCCTACACGCTTAGCAGACAGGATTATGTGCTGCGCAAATTCATCACCGTAGCTTTTATTATGACGATGTACTTCAACGGCGGTCTGATTCCCAATTACCTGCTGATCCGGGATATGGGGCTGGTCGGCAGCTTCTGGGTCTACATTCTCCCGGGAATCATCGGGGTGTTCAACCTGATTATTATCCGTTCCTTCATTGAAAATCTGCCGGAGAGCATTATTGAATCGGCGAAGATTGACGGGGCGGGGGATTACCGGACCTTCTTCAGCCTCATCCTGCCGCTTACGGTGCCCGTGCTGGCTACGGTGGCGCTGTTCTCGGGAGTGTTCCAGTGGAATTCGTGGTTCGATGTGTTCCTCTACAACTCTTCGGATGAGAAGCTGAGTACCCTGCAATATGAGCTGCAGAAGATTCTGCAGAACTCTAATACCACTACCGGCACCTCATCGCTGGACGGGATGATCCAGGGGGCAACAGGAGGCCAGCAGAATGCGGTCACTCCGATGTCCGTGCGGGCAACGATGACGATAGTAGCTTCCGTGCCGATTATTATGGTCTATCCGTTCCTGCAGAAGTATTTTGTCAAAGGCATGATGGTCGGCGGGGTAAAAGGTTAG